In Candidatus Defluviilinea proxima, a single genomic region encodes these proteins:
- a CDS encoding ATP-binding protein, with protein sequence MPRSQNKLVGYSRAGDAFHYRWAARRCLRLIYPKSQLRHVVIEGSKESVLAGEYVIDVAEYSDSDKNGIQEITYYQLKHTTVRKEQPFNLSDLKDTISGFADRYLAFLNRNDATRNSSIITFTIVTNRAIADNFKRDINTIAKGDKVNARFKATFKKYTKLNEKNLAEFCALLKFVDGEGDYEAQRYELHAEISQLLAGAVDSPQIDSVVALVQDKVLPNSDGRIEREDILKRFGVTSERDLYPAPLELESLHTVIPRQQHPELLNSIVNSSAPVIIHAAGGVGKSVFARQITESLPKGSLGIVYDCFGGGRYRNRSEPRHRHRDALVQISNELASQGLCSPLIALSTYLDDEIMRAFLIRLEMAVTCLRKADKNAVLVILIDAADNAEMAAQEFSQSCFVHELIREAMPKGCRLVALCRTERINLLRLPANVSQLELQPFSADETLVHLRNRFPQATSADGLEFHRLTNNGNPRVQANALGLGLPTVAATLDSIGPLGTTVEKQIEAQLDSAIALIKDRLPLDYQEHIDAICLGLATLPPFIPLSVIATVADVDEATVVSFVADLGRPLWLSDTSVQFRDEPTETWFREKFSATSDQVNDYITRLEPLAQKFPYVAETLPSLYLNAGRYRELIDLALSDKFLPKDNPIDERNVRVYRLQFAFKAALKAEEYADATKLALRAGEEVAGDKRQLEILRKNVDLIAPLQYEQKVQDLAFRRSLRSGWDGSENVYAAALLSSVEDFKGEARGYLRAANNWLHLYFEKRKEEKTNHFDDKLTDDDIVELAFSQFNLHGTKKLVDFILSWKPPEVIYRISKKLFRRLIDANNFVAIEETLHLDLYKQHIGNQYLIIAIAHELLDIRKFPDRKATRICLDLLASNRTRIVKPVYSYKDTTSSAIVSFIEACAANKHSKEKILRVLNHYIPVRASRSVASDFQTEERDTYLRALALRCVLENKLEPDLDILLPKEFIEKKTKKKKTYSYDQEIREFKERVGGLLPWYIIRARILVNGINDLFQLVVDADEKSKKARARRYRDSDSMPYEISHVLVEVLTLYRFGNPTDAENFFTLYLKDNKQVWIHDRLKSVRSAFRSDHLSGIRRQLEVSTNALIASLKSEDPETRAEWYTDLARAVFSVSREDAATYFNYAIEAVSKFGDELVERWEAVAALAKRSAEDGQSSSEMAYRFIRCAELIGDNVAREKHWNRSGAVRACVQLSPVSALASLSRWRDRDVGWFGRQVVSLADELVNANIISPAAGWSLSVFFEEYGLDDFASLCIEKESSAARRQYVLDSVVRDLRINETTEQSWQTLHKVARQHTINNADLDDVLTFYIANPEKKDREPSSPIANSKNKEESKPVERVNFLDDLDLATSTGISEAIYRKNMASTKFRSHEAFWQEVFKRVNEHDAVKFLKALVVAEHADRFDVQTALSSLPKDWRQKVSIKRNWGNILELIAQRFALEFTSRWSLEYFLEKIEGNEEVMPHLRQGILKGLSSNIDLVNASTFFGFAEIVSPFITSQQANNLLDFALTRFEFHVDEEYADGPWKDWLNPPSDITTAFAGFVWSALGSPRAEIRWRAAHCVRRLASLGCEAEINALVKWMERDRVDAFGSQKYPFYNLHARQYLLIALARVSIDNPGILKRYSETFSQLALSAMPHILIQKFSAQVALNIENAFPKTYQRNVVKQLQQVGVSQLPVRELDKYKEKVESYWHIRADVRKNLKFHHGYDFDRYWYEPLGNVFGISAKQIEELATETIINVWHVNGDGSYNSDPRVGLWSSTRNERETWRDHGSYPRTDNYSFYLSYHAMLTTASKLLQKMPVVKRRDWYEDEDQWLEWLHRHLLTRNDGRWLADRRDPAPLLRPNWIRQTKAENWRSEITTDDFLDTILFERQGETWLNVSGSWTEGYSEREEDLYVSTALVSPPASQSLLNALTTCSDPNDFKLPNYEENDMEFDLAPFTLKGWIWRGHADKSLDEYDPFAGEIAFPPYKVGDAIVKKLGMSVDTEQREWFLPNSDKASLICELWSINKPRPDEDPLRRGERLSASLDFLKKLCLIQKCQIIFNIQISRRFHYGSYARNEGDNGYNPPHNKIYILSADGKLRDTETYYQIG encoded by the coding sequence ATGCCAAGAAGCCAAAATAAACTCGTAGGCTATTCAAGAGCTGGAGATGCGTTTCATTACCGTTGGGCAGCTCGTCGCTGTCTTAGACTGATATATCCCAAATCTCAACTTCGCCATGTTGTCATTGAGGGGTCTAAAGAGTCTGTATTGGCTGGCGAGTATGTAATTGATGTGGCTGAGTATTCAGACTCAGACAAAAACGGCATTCAGGAAATCACATATTATCAACTGAAGCATACGACCGTAAGAAAAGAGCAGCCGTTCAACTTGAGTGACTTGAAAGATACTATTTCTGGATTCGCTGATAGATATCTAGCTTTTCTTAATCGAAATGACGCAACTCGTAATTCTTCAATTATTACTTTCACAATTGTTACTAATAGGGCAATTGCTGACAACTTCAAGCGGGACATAAACACCATCGCAAAGGGTGATAAAGTAAATGCTCGTTTTAAGGCTACCTTCAAAAAGTATACAAAATTAAATGAGAAGAACCTAGCTGAATTCTGTGCTTTGCTCAAATTCGTGGATGGGGAAGGGGATTATGAGGCACAGAGGTATGAGCTTCATGCCGAGATATCCCAGCTGCTTGCTGGAGCAGTTGATAGTCCTCAAATTGACAGTGTTGTTGCCTTAGTACAAGATAAAGTCCTGCCTAATTCAGATGGACGAATTGAACGCGAAGATATACTAAAGCGCTTTGGTGTAACATCGGAGAGGGATTTATATCCTGCGCCACTCGAACTTGAGAGTTTACATACTGTAATTCCAAGACAACAACATCCAGAGCTTTTAAATTCCATCGTCAATTCTTCGGCGCCTGTAATAATTCATGCCGCTGGTGGGGTTGGAAAATCAGTTTTTGCTCGGCAAATAACAGAGTCTTTGCCAAAAGGCTCATTGGGGATTGTGTACGATTGTTTCGGAGGCGGACGGTACAGAAATCGAAGTGAACCGCGCCATCGACATCGAGATGCCCTCGTCCAGATCTCAAACGAATTGGCATCCCAGGGATTATGTAGCCCACTAATAGCATTGTCCACTTATTTAGATGACGAGATCATGAGAGCCTTTCTGATACGGCTTGAGATGGCCGTTACGTGTTTAAGAAAAGCAGATAAAAATGCGGTCTTAGTGATTCTGATCGATGCAGCTGATAATGCAGAAATGGCTGCGCAAGAGTTTAGTCAATCGTGCTTCGTTCATGAATTAATACGTGAGGCGATGCCTAAGGGCTGCCGTCTCGTTGCGCTATGCAGGACGGAACGCATAAATCTCTTGCGCCTTCCCGCTAATGTTTCCCAGTTAGAGTTGCAACCATTTTCGGCTGACGAAACACTCGTGCACCTCAGGAACCGCTTTCCGCAAGCCACAAGTGCCGATGGTTTAGAATTTCATCGCTTAACTAACAACGGCAATCCTCGTGTGCAGGCAAATGCTTTAGGGCTAGGACTTCCTACGGTCGCAGCAACCTTGGATAGCATTGGACCGCTGGGCACTACCGTTGAGAAACAAATTGAAGCACAGTTAGACTCTGCGATTGCACTCATCAAAGATAGGCTTCCTCTTGATTACCAAGAGCATATTGATGCTATTTGTCTTGGCCTTGCCACGCTTCCGCCCTTTATACCTTTAAGTGTTATTGCCACAGTCGCCGACGTTGATGAAGCTACGGTAGTGAGTTTTGTTGCAGATTTGGGGCGTCCTCTATGGCTATCAGACACATCAGTACAGTTTAGAGATGAGCCAACAGAGACATGGTTCAGGGAAAAGTTCTCAGCAACGTCAGATCAAGTAAACGACTATATTACACGCCTTGAGCCATTAGCTCAAAAATTTCCATATGTTGCGGAGACCTTACCGTCCTTATATTTAAACGCTGGGAGATATAGAGAGCTGATTGACTTAGCGCTCTCTGATAAGTTTCTTCCAAAAGACAATCCAATTGATGAACGGAATGTTCGGGTCTATCGTCTTCAATTTGCTTTTAAGGCGGCTTTGAAGGCAGAGGAATATGCCGATGCAACCAAGCTGGCATTACGTGCCGGGGAAGAAGTCGCAGGCGATAAAAGACAACTCGAAATCCTTAGGAAAAATGTTGATTTAATCGCTCCATTACAATATGAACAAAAGGTTCAGGATCTAGCATTTCGTCGGTCTTTGCGTAGTGGCTGGGATGGCTCTGAAAATGTCTACGCTGCGGCATTGCTTTCATCAGTCGAAGACTTTAAGGGAGAAGCTAGGGGATACTTAAGAGCTGCAAATAATTGGCTCCATTTATATTTTGAGAAACGAAAAGAAGAGAAGACAAATCATTTCGATGATAAATTGACAGATGATGATATTGTAGAGTTGGCATTTTCTCAATTCAACCTGCATGGCACGAAAAAACTTGTGGATTTTATATTAAGTTGGAAACCGCCAGAAGTCATATATCGCATTTCTAAAAAATTATTTAGGCGGCTAATAGATGCAAATAACTTTGTGGCTATTGAAGAAACATTACATCTAGATCTTTATAAACAACATATTGGCAACCAATACCTAATCATTGCTATTGCTCACGAATTGTTGGATATTCGAAAATTCCCGGACCGCAAGGCAACGCGGATATGCTTAGATTTGCTCGCTTCAAACCGTACTCGAATTGTAAAACCTGTGTACTCGTACAAGGACACAACCTCCTCCGCAATTGTATCGTTTATAGAAGCGTGTGCTGCAAATAAGCATTCCAAAGAAAAAATACTGCGGGTACTTAACCACTATATTCCAGTCCGGGCTTCCCGGTCTGTTGCTAGCGATTTTCAGACAGAGGAGCGGGATACTTACTTGCGAGCACTTGCGCTTAGGTGTGTGCTTGAGAATAAACTTGAGCCAGATTTAGACATATTACTTCCCAAGGAGTTTATTGAAAAGAAAACGAAAAAGAAAAAAACTTACAGTTATGATCAAGAAATAAGGGAGTTTAAAGAGCGAGTTGGCGGACTTTTGCCTTGGTATATAATACGTGCCCGAATTCTTGTAAACGGTATTAATGATCTGTTTCAATTAGTTGTAGATGCTGATGAGAAATCAAAAAAGGCGCGAGCGCGAAGATATAGAGATTCTGATAGTATGCCTTATGAGATTTCCCACGTATTGGTTGAGGTTTTGACGCTATATCGATTTGGGAATCCAACAGATGCAGAAAATTTCTTCACTTTATATTTAAAGGACAATAAGCAAGTTTGGATTCATGATCGTTTGAAATCAGTACGAAGCGCCTTTCGTTCAGATCATCTTTCGGGGATTAGAAGACAGTTGGAAGTATCCACTAATGCTTTAATTGCCTCGTTAAAAAGCGAGGACCCCGAAACAAGAGCCGAGTGGTATACCGACTTGGCACGTGCCGTATTTTCAGTGAGCCGGGAGGATGCGGCCACCTATTTTAATTACGCAATTGAGGCAGTTTCAAAATTTGGTGATGAACTTGTAGAGCGATGGGAAGCAGTAGCCGCCTTGGCAAAACGAAGCGCGGAGGATGGACAATCATCTTCTGAGATGGCTTATCGTTTTATCCGCTGTGCCGAATTGATTGGTGATAATGTTGCAAGAGAAAAGCATTGGAACCGCAGTGGTGCTGTCAGGGCATGTGTCCAATTATCTCCCGTTTCTGCCCTGGCATCCTTAAGTCGTTGGCGCGACCGAGACGTCGGCTGGTTTGGTCGGCAAGTTGTATCTTTAGCTGATGAGCTTGTGAACGCAAATATTATTTCTCCCGCAGCAGGGTGGTCTCTTTCTGTATTTTTTGAAGAGTATGGGTTGGATGATTTTGCGTCTCTTTGTATTGAAAAAGAATCTTCTGCGGCACGTCGCCAATATGTATTAGATTCCGTAGTTCGAGACCTCAGAATTAATGAAACAACTGAACAAAGCTGGCAAACGCTTCATAAGGTCGCTCGACAACACACTATCAATAATGCCGATTTAGATGATGTTCTTACTTTTTACATAGCCAACCCTGAAAAAAAAGATAGGGAGCCAAGTTCTCCTATTGCAAATTCCAAAAATAAGGAAGAATCAAAGCCTGTTGAAAGAGTAAATTTTCTAGATGATTTGGATTTAGCCACGAGTACTGGAATAAGCGAGGCAATCTATCGAAAAAATATGGCTTCAACCAAGTTTCGTAGCCACGAAGCTTTTTGGCAAGAAGTTTTCAAGCGCGTTAATGAGCACGATGCTGTCAAATTTTTAAAAGCACTTGTCGTCGCAGAGCATGCCGACCGATTTGATGTACAAACCGCACTTTCTTCCCTGCCAAAAGATTGGCGTCAAAAAGTTAGCATCAAACGAAATTGGGGGAATATTCTCGAACTTATAGCACAGCGCTTTGCTCTCGAATTTACAAGTCGCTGGAGTTTGGAGTATTTTTTGGAGAAAATCGAAGGCAACGAGGAAGTAATGCCACACCTTCGGCAAGGCATTCTTAAAGGGCTATCTAGTAATATCGATCTCGTAAATGCAAGCACTTTTTTTGGCTTTGCTGAGATCGTCTCCCCCTTTATTACATCCCAACAAGCAAACAACCTTCTTGACTTTGCATTAACCCGGTTTGAATTTCATGTTGATGAAGAATATGCAGATGGTCCTTGGAAAGATTGGCTAAATCCGCCTTCTGATATAACTACAGCGTTTGCTGGTTTCGTTTGGTCCGCACTTGGTTCACCTCGTGCCGAAATTCGCTGGCGAGCGGCCCATTGTGTAAGAAGACTTGCAAGTCTTGGATGTGAAGCTGAAATCAATGCTTTGGTCAAATGGATGGAGCGAGATAGGGTAGATGCCTTTGGAAGCCAAAAATATCCTTTCTACAATTTGCATGCTCGGCAATATCTTCTTATTGCTTTAGCACGCGTATCAATTGATAATCCAGGAATATTAAAACGATATTCTGAAACTTTCTCGCAACTTGCACTGTCAGCCATGCCTCATATCCTCATACAGAAATTTTCAGCTCAAGTTGCATTGAATATCGAAAACGCTTTTCCCAAAACCTATCAAAGGAATGTGGTCAAACAACTTCAACAAGTAGGTGTAAGTCAACTGCCGGTTAGGGAGCTCGACAAATACAAGGAAAAGGTTGAAAGTTACTGGCATATCAGAGCGGATGTCCGTAAAAATTTAAAATTCCATCATGGATATGATTTTGATAGATACTGGTATGAGCCGCTTGGAAACGTTTTTGGAATATCAGCCAAACAAATTGAGGAACTTGCGACTGAAACCATAATTAATGTGTGGCATGTGAATGGAGACGGAAGTTATAACAGCGATCCACGTGTTGGACTGTGGAGTTCAACGCGAAATGAACGGGAAACTTGGCGTGATCATGGGAGTTATCCCCGGACTGACAACTATAGTTTTTATTTGTCCTATCATGCTATGTTGACTACTGCGTCTAAATTACTTCAAAAAATGCCTGTTGTAAAAAGACGCGATTGGTATGAAGATGAGGATCAGTGGCTCGAGTGGCTCCATCGACATTTATTAACACGAAATGACGGACGGTGGTTAGCTGACCGTCGTGACCCAGCACCTCTTTTACGACCAAATTGGATTCGTCAAACAAAGGCTGAAAATTGGCGATCAGAAATAACAACAGATGATTTCCTTGACACAATTCTGTTTGAACGCCAGGGTGAAACATGGCTAAATGTTTCTGGATCTTGGACGGAAGGCTATTCTGAACGTGAGGAAGACCTGTATGTTTCTACTGCACTCGTATCCCCGCCCGCTTCTCAATCGCTTTTAAATGCATTAACTACTTGTTCTGACCCGAATGACTTTAAGTTGCCAAACTATGAGGAAAATGATATGGAGTTTGACCTAGCTCCCTTTACACTCAAGGGCTGGATCTGGCGTGGACATGCGGACAAGAGTCTTGATGAGTATGATCCTTTTGCAGGTGAAATAGCTTTTCCGCCCTATAAAGTTGGTGATGCAATTGTTAAAAAGCTGGGTATGTCGGTCGATACTGAACAACGGGAATGGTTCCTGCCAAACTCAGACAAGGCATCGCTAATCTGTGAGCTTTGGAGTATCAATAAACCTAGGCCAGATGAGGATCCACTTAGGCGAGGGGAGCGACTAAGCGCGTCACTAGACTTTTTGAAAAAGCTTTGTTTGATTCAAAAATGTCAAATCATTTTTAATATACAAATCAGTCGTCGTTTTCACTATGGTTCTTATGCGAGGAATGAAGGTGACAATGGATACAACCCGCCGCACAACAAAATCTATATCCTCTCGGCAGATGGCAAGCTCAGAGATACAGAAACGTATTATCAAATTGGGTGA
- a CDS encoding DUF4263 domain-containing protein, giving the protein MNNNANVVETKNKDGISYVTINTKTKNGVYRILHKPGQRNSQFDFCEEIKFEGFSKLPTGFYTNDGNGLVGGGFQILKALYERFGKKVELILVAKGVASINARGSKLKVILSHSELKVLNSKVREIKQVKNEEIRSTVQSFLSRKFPKRFSGSAKTRNKYISGSLAGVLDRSDVLTRLSPLDRQYLEKLIPDYLSNIKATLAAPEKLKIIYESLDAGKVVYFKKVIKEFRRRLKKSNQSESDWQAFLSEHILVLKSGYGHVLEKNSVTLQGKYPDFMLIDPYGYLDIYEIKKPATSVLKKDKSRDNYYWDVEIAKAISQVENYLHQVQRNSDGLINDIRRNKKIDINIVRPRGYIIAGMRNQLLNQKMIDDFRMLNEALKNVDIIFYDDLVENLETFVKRIGN; this is encoded by the coding sequence ATGAATAATAACGCTAATGTAGTGGAAACAAAAAATAAAGATGGAATATCCTATGTAACTATCAATACAAAAACTAAGAATGGGGTGTATCGGATATTGCATAAGCCTGGACAAAGAAATAGCCAATTTGACTTTTGTGAAGAGATAAAGTTTGAAGGGTTTTCCAAGTTACCAACAGGTTTTTATACGAATGATGGAAATGGGCTGGTGGGAGGGGGCTTCCAAATCTTAAAGGCATTATATGAACGCTTTGGAAAAAAAGTAGAACTCATATTAGTTGCAAAAGGCGTAGCAAGTATCAATGCTAGAGGATCAAAGTTAAAGGTAATACTTTCTCACTCTGAGTTGAAAGTTCTTAATTCAAAAGTTCGAGAGATCAAGCAGGTCAAGAATGAGGAGATCCGCTCTACAGTTCAAAGTTTTCTCTCTCGAAAATTTCCAAAACGTTTTTCCGGATCTGCAAAAACAAGAAACAAATACATTTCGGGATCATTGGCTGGAGTGCTCGATCGGAGTGATGTATTGACGAGATTAAGTCCCCTTGATCGTCAATACCTGGAAAAATTGATTCCTGACTACCTTTCAAATATCAAAGCTACGCTCGCCGCGCCCGAAAAGCTGAAGATAATTTATGAGTCTTTGGATGCAGGTAAGGTAGTCTATTTCAAAAAGGTAATAAAGGAATTTCGACGAAGGCTTAAGAAGTCAAATCAGAGCGAATCTGATTGGCAGGCTTTTCTATCTGAGCATATCTTGGTTCTAAAAAGCGGCTATGGACATGTTCTCGAAAAAAATAGCGTTACTTTGCAAGGAAAATACCCTGATTTCATGCTAATCGACCCATACGGCTATTTGGATATTTATGAGATCAAGAAGCCAGCCACGTCGGTCTTGAAAAAGGACAAGAGTCGGGACAATTATTATTGGGATGTTGAAATAGCGAAAGCAATTTCACAGGTTGAAAATTATTTACATCAGGTACAAAGAAACAGTGACGGATTAATAAACGACATAAGAAGGAATAAGAAAATCGATATCAATATCGTACGTCCACGAGGCTATATTATTGCAGGCATGCGCAATCAATTACTAAATCAAAAAATGATTGATGATTTTCGTATGTTGAATGAAGCCTTGAAAAATGTGGATATTATTTTCTACGATGATTTGGTTGAAAATCTGGAGACATTTGTGAAGAGAATTGGAAATTGA
- a CDS encoding ATP-binding protein encodes MDKNRLEHLLSLDESNTLDFKREIDLDSKRGKAKFLVEVLELANSPEKPAYLILGIEDKTKKPVGISEEITEERLQKVIADNCRPPLKCVFENVADMGKRIGILIVQGDRRPYFLKKDLGFQDENGKQQIYSDKVIFVKRGSTGDTATIDEITEMILDRQTNGLETNEELYEELNSLSSNLFHINNSIDRLSDRGKRERVIEYLFVGIVSGLVVGFLQALGLDWKIYISGIFVSTFWVSVLASTLKIVRFGWIRSVLISLIISVAFVALSVLLDRSVTQTLTSLGFPTTLVPVWSGIKGMVGGIAAAFLGRGEYEYD; translated from the coding sequence GTGGATAAGAACCGACTGGAGCATCTCCTTTCCCTGGATGAAAGCAACACTCTTGATTTCAAGAGGGAGATTGACCTTGACTCCAAAAGAGGTAAGGCAAAGTTTCTTGTTGAAGTATTGGAACTTGCAAATTCTCCCGAGAAACCAGCGTATCTGATTTTAGGGATTGAAGATAAAACAAAAAAACCTGTAGGAATTTCAGAAGAAATTACAGAAGAAAGACTGCAGAAGGTAATTGCGGATAATTGTCGCCCTCCACTTAAGTGCGTGTTTGAAAACGTGGCAGATATGGGTAAGCGCATTGGCATTCTGATCGTTCAAGGTGACAGGCGACCGTATTTCTTGAAAAAGGACCTGGGTTTTCAAGATGAGAATGGGAAGCAGCAGATCTATTCTGACAAAGTGATCTTCGTGAAACGAGGCTCAACGGGTGACACAGCAACTATCGATGAAATTACGGAAATGATTCTGGACAGGCAAACAAATGGTCTCGAAACGAATGAAGAGCTTTACGAGGAACTAAACAGCCTCTCTTCGAACCTTTTTCATATAAACAATAGTATTGATCGACTGAGCGACAGAGGAAAAAGAGAAAGAGTTATCGAATATCTTTTCGTTGGTATCGTTTCCGGGTTGGTAGTGGGTTTCCTTCAAGCCTTAGGACTTGACTGGAAAATTTATATCAGCGGTATCTTTGTATCGACATTTTGGGTCAGTGTACTTGCGTCTACACTGAAAATTGTTCGATTTGGCTGGATACGGAGTGTGTTAATCAGCCTGATAATTTCTGTTGCTTTTGTTGCTCTGTCTGTTCTCCTGGACCGTTCGGTAACACAGACGCTTACATCATTAGGGTTCCCAACAACACTTGTTCCAGTTTGGAGTGGCATCAAAGGGATGGTTGGTGGGATAGCGGCTGCCTTCTTGGGAAGAGGTGAATACGAATATGATTAA